A window of Chitinophaga sp. MM2321 contains these coding sequences:
- a CDS encoding DUF695 domain-containing protein translates to MHKDYRPDWDIYTCHIEESPAVIGLDLDLRRFAPLKEKPNAIYITVYLNHPREDGFPQNDEFATMGEIEDSLVEQLQSRLNAHFVGRTFSNGVRDFYFYTGTTLLHDKFIADAMINFPDYRYDYGVKEDNNWELYFDYLFPDVYEFQRIQNRKVLRMLRQHGDLPERERPIEHWIHFRTEEDKTTYWEHIKENGFTIAHDVAADNPEFPYKLCISRADKATESLIDSVVMSLWELAQQLNAEYDGWETSIVKNQDQD, encoded by the coding sequence ATGCATAAGGATTACCGACCGGACTGGGATATTTACACGTGTCACATTGAAGAAAGTCCAGCAGTAATAGGCCTTGACCTTGATCTGAGACGATTCGCACCATTAAAGGAAAAGCCGAATGCCATATATATCACAGTATACCTGAATCATCCACGGGAAGACGGGTTTCCGCAAAACGATGAGTTTGCCACTATGGGCGAAATAGAGGACAGCCTCGTAGAACAGCTACAGTCAAGGCTGAACGCGCATTTCGTAGGTCGTACTTTTTCAAACGGTGTACGTGATTTTTATTTTTATACAGGCACTACATTACTGCACGATAAATTCATTGCTGATGCCATGATCAATTTTCCGGATTACCGGTATGATTACGGTGTGAAAGAAGATAATAACTGGGAATTGTATTTCGATTACCTTTTTCCTGATGTATACGAATTTCAACGGATACAAAACAGGAAGGTATTACGCATGCTTCGTCAACATGGCGATCTCCCGGAAAGAGAACGCCCGATTGAACACTGGATACATTTCCGTACGGAAGAAGATAAAACAACTTATTGGGAACACATCAAAGAAAACGGCTTCACTATCGCCCACGATGTGGCAGCGGACAACCCGGAGTTTCCCTATAAATTATGTATCTCCCGGGCTGACAAAGCCACAGAGTCCCTCATAGACAGTGTAGTCATGAGCCTATGGGAACTCGCCCAGCAATTAAATGCGGAGTACGATGGTTGGGAAACAAGCATCGTCAAAAACCAGGACCAGGATTAA
- a CDS encoding TonB-dependent receptor domain-containing protein produces the protein MRKIVLLLTGWMLLFHLAAMAQQQGGKGAAANTGTIYGKLLDAQTGKPVEYASVALLRADSSVLTGMLSKPNGDFNFESVAHGKYLLKINFIGYETFYKPAPLTGKTSSLDVGNIKLKANVKSLATVDVVGEKPAFTMAIDKRVFNVDKNLASLGGTATDVLKQVPSVNVDIDGNVTVRNGAPTIFIDGRPSTLTLDQIPADAIATIEVVTNPSAKYDAEGMSGILNIVLKKNKRAGIHGLISAGVTTQGSTNAGVNFNLRQEKFNFFINYDIRNRISPMNNRLFRKNIGADTTTYLEQLQSGDFYRKFQTGRAGFDLFLDNRNTLTISQSITGGNFNRYNDQTLNEMDVNQEKVRYGTGIDNTRNGFRNYSTQVGYKHTFAKEGHELTADLTYSRATGDNSSEYSLNYFDLKGNAIDAPKTPEKRYGTGEGKTNYLTGQIDYVNPLTEKSKIEMGLRSNTRKFDNYTNTFGQDYASGEYKLDTALSNNYHYQEQINAGYVSYTGAKDNFGYQVGLRAEQSYYSGETKLGQKDSYKINYPISLFPSIFLSQKLKGDHELQLNYSRRIRRPWFRDLLPTIEYSGQSANRGNPDLKPEFTNSFELSYLKDFAQKHNVLVSLYYRNTNNAITDFYVDTTLNLNGQTQRVLLSYPINADTRNSYGAEFTVRSQLTKIWDVTTNVNMAQTKIKASSKGDNLSNQGFVWFGKLNSNTRLPWDLTLQVSGQYESKQILPQGEREPKWAVDAGIKKDLLKKTLSISLGINDIFNTDRNLSYTTTDFSEQENYRKRLTREVRLNAVWRFGKLDSNLFKRKSNKSGNDSGGEMGGGDNY, from the coding sequence ATGAGAAAAATTGTATTGTTATTGACTGGATGGATGCTATTATTTCACCTCGCCGCAATGGCACAACAGCAGGGAGGAAAAGGCGCTGCTGCCAATACGGGTACCATTTACGGAAAATTACTGGATGCACAAACAGGGAAACCTGTAGAATACGCTTCTGTGGCACTGTTACGTGCTGATTCATCCGTTCTGACCGGGATGTTATCCAAGCCAAACGGAGACTTTAATTTCGAAAGTGTTGCACATGGTAAATATCTCCTTAAAATAAATTTTATCGGATATGAAACTTTTTATAAACCAGCTCCGTTAACAGGCAAAACAAGCTCATTGGATGTTGGTAATATCAAGCTCAAAGCAAATGTAAAATCACTGGCAACCGTAGATGTGGTAGGTGAAAAACCAGCCTTTACTATGGCTATTGATAAACGTGTGTTTAACGTAGATAAAAACCTGGCCAGCCTCGGCGGAACTGCCACCGATGTACTGAAACAGGTACCTTCCGTAAACGTGGACATTGATGGAAACGTTACGGTACGCAATGGCGCACCTACCATCTTTATTGATGGCCGCCCCTCTACCCTCACCCTCGATCAGATCCCGGCAGATGCTATTGCCACCATCGAAGTGGTTACCAACCCATCTGCTAAATATGATGCGGAAGGGATGAGCGGGATCCTCAATATTGTACTGAAGAAGAACAAGCGGGCAGGTATTCACGGGCTAATCAGCGCCGGTGTTACTACCCAGGGAAGTACCAATGCCGGTGTGAATTTCAACCTGCGCCAGGAAAAGTTCAACTTCTTCATCAATTATGATATCCGTAACCGTATTTCTCCGATGAACAACCGCCTGTTCCGGAAAAACATCGGGGCAGACACCACCACTTACCTCGAACAATTACAAAGTGGCGACTTTTACCGCAAGTTCCAGACAGGACGCGCGGGCTTTGACCTGTTCCTCGACAACCGTAACACCCTCACCATTTCGCAATCAATTACCGGTGGGAACTTTAACAGGTACAACGATCAGACACTGAACGAAATGGATGTCAACCAGGAGAAAGTACGCTACGGTACCGGTATCGACAATACGAGAAACGGTTTCAGGAATTACAGCACCCAGGTTGGATACAAACATACTTTCGCCAAAGAAGGCCATGAACTAACTGCCGACCTTACCTATAGCCGTGCTACGGGAGATAACAGTTCCGAGTATTCACTGAACTACTTCGACCTGAAGGGCAACGCTATTGATGCGCCCAAAACGCCGGAAAAACGCTATGGCACTGGTGAAGGGAAAACGAACTATCTCACTGGCCAGATAGATTATGTAAACCCGCTCACCGAAAAATCTAAAATAGAAATGGGACTGCGCAGCAATACCCGCAAGTTTGATAACTATACCAATACTTTCGGACAAGACTACGCCAGCGGTGAATATAAACTGGATACGGCGCTCTCCAACAACTACCATTACCAGGAGCAGATCAACGCAGGATATGTAAGCTATACCGGCGCTAAAGACAACTTCGGCTACCAGGTTGGGTTGAGAGCAGAACAATCTTACTATAGCGGAGAAACAAAACTGGGACAAAAAGATTCGTATAAGATCAATTATCCCATCAGTCTTTTCCCCAGTATATTTTTATCACAGAAATTAAAGGGAGATCATGAGCTGCAATTGAACTACAGCCGTCGTATCCGTCGCCCGTGGTTCAGAGACCTGCTGCCTACTATCGAGTACAGCGGACAGAGTGCCAACCGTGGTAACCCGGACCTGAAGCCGGAATTCACCAATTCCTTTGAGCTGTCTTACCTGAAGGATTTTGCACAGAAACATAATGTACTGGTATCCCTGTACTATCGTAATACCAATAATGCCATTACTGATTTTTATGTAGATACCACCCTTAACCTGAACGGACAAACGCAGCGGGTGTTACTCTCATACCCTATCAATGCTGACACCCGTAATTCCTACGGTGCCGAATTCACCGTAAGAAGTCAGCTGACCAAAATATGGGACGTGACTACCAACGTGAACATGGCGCAAACAAAGATCAAGGCGAGCAGTAAGGGCGATAACCTCTCTAACCAGGGCTTTGTATGGTTCGGTAAACTGAACAGTAACACCAGGCTCCCCTGGGACCTGACCTTACAGGTATCGGGTCAGTACGAATCCAAACAGATATTGCCACAGGGAGAAAGAGAGCCTAAATGGGCAGTAGATGCAGGCATTAAAAAAGACCTGCTGAAAAAGACATTATCTATTTCTCTCGGCATCAATGATATTTTCAATACAGACCGTAACCTCAGTTATACGACGACCGATTTTTCCGAACAGGAAAATTACCGCAAACGCCTCACCCGCGAAGTGCGCCTCAACGCTGTATGGCGCTTCGGTAAACTGGACTCCAACCTCTTCAAACGCAAGAGCAACAAATCCGGTAATGATAGCGGTGGAGAAATGGGAGGAGGAGATAATTATTAA